Proteins from one Nicotiana tabacum cultivar K326 chromosome 23, ASM71507v2, whole genome shotgun sequence genomic window:
- the LOC107792427 gene encoding hypothetical protein At1g04090-like codes for MVFSQSILRLLFTSISLMGNCIPSLDKERQTLPIDTVFKLPSPLPNWPPGGEFGSGYVDLEGLEVCQIVTFNKVWAIDKGGPDNLGATFYEPSPIPDGFSMFGCYCQPNNQPHFGWVLVGKDKNNGQTLKNPIDYTLVWSSESSKLKNKKSTDDGYIWLPIPPEGYKALGHVITTSPEKPSLDKIQCVQSNLTDKLEVESWIWGEGTTSNANGINVHSTRPRERGIKAQGVSVGTFLARIKSDQNDDSNTLSLACLKNNKFGTFSSMPSLGQIQALFEQYSPLVYFHPKEKYLPSSVNWYFANGALLYQKGQESNPSSIEPNGSNLPQGGPNDGAYWLDLPIDAKDKEKAIKGDLLSSEVYLHIKPMLGATFTDIAVWIFHPFNGPGTAKLGLIDVPLGKIGEHIGDWEHVTLRISNFNGVLHKVYLSEHSGGTWLNAPLVEFQNGNKVVAYSSLNGHAIYPKPGLVLQGTGDIGIRNDTAKSNLVLDCGENYSVVAAENLEILEPPWLNYTREWGPKISYALGDEVKRIESLLKGNLKTAFEKLVKVLPNEVYGEEGPTGPKMKGNWNGDEV; via the exons ATGGTATTTTCCCAATCTATTCTCAGGTTGCTATTCACAAGCATTTCTCTCATGGGAAATTGTATTCCTTCTTTAGACAAAGAAAGGCAAACTTTGCCTATTGATACAGTTTTCAAGCTTCCATCTCCATTGCCTAATTGGCCACCAG GTGGGGAATTTGGAAGTGGATATGTTGATTTAGAAGGGCTAGAAGTTTGCCAGATTGTGACATTTAACAAAGTTTGGGCTATTGATAAAGGAGGGCCAGATAATCTTGGAGCAACATTTTATGAGCCTTCACCAATTCCAGATGGATTTTCCATGTTTGGATGCTATTGCCAACCAAACAATCAACCCCATTTTGGCTGGGTACTTGTAGGGAAAGACAAGAATAATGGTCAAACTCTAAAGAATCCAATTGATTATACACTTGTTTGGAGTAGTGAGTCCTCAAAGCTCAAGAACAAAAAGAGCACTGATGATGGCTATATTTGGCTGCCAATCCCACCTGAGGGTTACAAGGCTTTAGGTCATGTTATCACAACCTCACCTGAAAAACCTTCCTTGGACAAAATCCAATGTGTTCAATCCAATCTTACCGATAAATTAGAGGTTGAGAGTTGGATCTGGGGTGAAGGTACAACAAGCAATGCGAATGGTATCAATGTTCATAGCACAAGACCTCGAGAAAGGGGCATAAAAGCACAAGGGGTCAGTGTAGGTACATTCTTAGCTAGGATCAAAAGTGATCAAAATGATGATTCCAACACATTATCCCTTGCTTGTTTAAAGAATAACAAGTTTGGTACCTTTTCTTCTATGCCTAGCCTTGGCCAAATTCAAGCATTATTTGAACAATACTCTCCACTTGTTTACTTTCACCCCAAAGAAAAGTATCTTCCTTCTTCTGTCAATTGGTATTTTGCTAATGGTGCTTTGCTATACCAAAAAGGTCAAGAATCCAATCCTAGTTCCATTGaaccaaatggctcaaatcttcCACAAGGTGGCCCCAATGATGGTGCATATTGGCTAGACTTGCCAATTGACGCCAAGGACAAAGAGAAAGCCATTAAAGGAGATTTACTAAGCTCTGAGGTGTATCTCCACATCAAACCAATGCTAGGGGCAACTTTCACTGATATAGCTGTGTGGATCTTCCATCCATTCAATGGACCTGGAACAGCTAAACTTGGCCTAATCGATGTACCATTAGGGAAAATAGGCGAACACATCGGTGATTGGGAACATGTAACACTTAGAATTAGCAATTTCAATGGGGTTTTGCACAAAGTTTACTTGTCAGAACATAGTGGAGGGACATGGCTTAATGCACCACTAGTGGAATTCCAAAATGGTAACAAAGTTGTGGCCTATTCTTCACTAAATGGGCATGCCATTTATCCTAAACCAGGGCTGGTTTTACAAGGGACTGGAGATATTGGGATAAGGAATGATACAGCTAAGAGTAATTTGGTTTTAGACTGTGGGGAGAATTATTCAGTAGTTGCAGCTGAAAATCTTGAAATACTTGAGCCACCCTGGCTAAATTATACTAGAGAATGGGGACCAAAAATAAGTTATGCACTTGGGGATGAAGTCAAGAGAATTGAGAGCTTGCTGAAAGGGAACTTGAAAACTGCATTTGAAAAATTGGTCAAAGTATTGCCAAATGAAGTTTATGGAGAAGAAGGGCCTACTGGTCCAAAGATGAAAGGTAATTGGAATGGGGATGAAGTGTGA